The nucleotide sequence AGAAGAACGATGACAAGTGGATTTATATGCCGGCTCTTCGTAAAACCCGACGTATTGTAAGTTCAGAGAATGCCAAAAGTTTCATGGGGTCTGAGTTTTCTTACGCCGATATGTCCACACCAGCTGTCGAAGATTTCAACTATAAATTCTTGAAAGACCAAAATGTAGGTAATCATGTCTGCTATGTCTTAGAAATTACGCCAAAGAACAAAACCATTGCCAATGAAAACGGTTTCTCTAAGAAAATAGCCTATATCGACAAGCATATTTTTATTATCCGTAAGGCTACATACTACAATCTTGCCGGAGAGAAAGAAAAGGAGATGACCGTCTCTGCAATCACGGAAGTGGATACAAAGCACCATAAGTATCGCTTTAAGGAGATGACAATGATTAATCTGAAAAATAAAAGAAAGTCGGTATTGAATAACAACGTTATTAAGTTCACCCCTTCAATTTCGGACAGTTATTTCACCACTCGCACACTGGAACAAGGCAAGTAAAACTTCTCTTTTCCATTCTACCTCCATTTGTTGCAATCAGAAGTTGTAACAGGTGGAGGTTTTGTGCATTTATCATAAGCACAAACAATTTAGCAATATAAAAATCATAATATGAAACAACTGATTGAAACAGAAACCTTTGAGTTGCTGCTATCAGACAATAGCAAAACTGCAACAGACAATCTTATCAAGGAAATTATAAGGTTGGGGGAAACCGAAGCAAACCTTGCTTCATTGTATCGTACTCTCCATTACACTCGATTCCATTTAGAAAGTATGACTGAAACATCAGGCATACCAACTGAAATGGGAAAAAAATGTATCAGAGCTGCTCTTTGTCATTGACACGGAGCTGGAATTAGTGAAAATGCGAATGCAGGGACTTCTTCCTGCTTTGTCCGTCAAACCCGCCAAGAAACTCTGTTGGACAGGCAAGGCAACAGATTTAGTTGAACTCCTTTATGCTCTTGACACCTGCGACTGTATCAATGATGGAGAAATAGGTGTGGAGGAATTAGCTGATGTTCTTTCTGAAATCTTTGGAGTGGAGATAAAGAACTGCTACAACGTCTATATGAACATGAAACGCCGCAAGGATGACAGCCGTACCTACTTTCTTGATGAACTCCGTGAGAAGCTGAACAAGCGTATGGTGGAGAGTGACCTGAAAGGTGGCAAGTTCAAGAAACGGTAAATCAAAAGGGAGATATTCCGGTATTTCGGAGTACCTCCCTTCATTCATTCTTTGATAAGCACTTCCAACTTCTTGGCTATGTCCTCAGATGTTGGAAGCAGTTCCTTGTATGCCTCCGGCAATTCGGGTGAGAGGCTGTATGTTGCCACCCCGATAGGCATTGCAGAAGTTTTGAGGGCATACTCCACAATCGTCCTGCTTTTGGATTTGCAAATGATGATGCCGATGTGAGTGGTATATTGTGCGTACTCATATTCTTTCTTCTTTATAGATGTTATTCTTGCCGCCTCTTACCGAAAAGCCTTTATTACCCTGAACACTGCCCACAAGCAGGTGAAAGGTGCGGTGAAGACTCCTATGACGACAAAGAGGAGCAGTTTGACAATATAGTAAACAATCCACTGCCCATTTGTCCCAGCCATCATCTTATAAGGAATGTACTTTTCCACAAAGAGATAGCCTGACCATATCGCCATCAGCACATATCCGGACATCCATCGCATATCCTCAACGCCTTTGGTCGCCAAGAAGTTCCATTTGAAACCTATGACAAACAAGGCGATGAGAAACAACAGACTGAAGATGCTTCGCCAAATCTCACTACGTTTTCTTTTCTGAAACAAGGTGTACAGAGTATCGGCTGATATCTTTCCGCACATTCTGAGCATAGTCCTTTCCCGCAATCTGAGCATTGGGCAACTGCTGGTTCTTGGGTATGATTAAAACAATTCATAG is from Prevotella melaninogenica and encodes:
- a CDS encoding outer membrane lipoprotein-sorting protein; translated protein: MKKVFLSAVIIIATMWANVAHAQGGVSPQQVQQKAIEATRIAGMETESSMTIYSPSGDKRVRKMTIVSKLYENGSLEKKLIRFIEPADVKGTGFLSFDYLKKNDDKWIYMPALRKTRRIVSSENAKSFMGSEFSYADMSTPAVEDFNYKFLKDQNVGNHVCYVLEITPKNKTIANENGFSKKIAYIDKHIFIIRKATYYNLAGEKEKEMTVSAITEVDTKHHKYRFKEMTMINLKNKRKSVLNNNVIKFTPSISDSYFTTRTLEQGK
- a CDS encoding RteC domain-containing protein, whose amino-acid sequence is MRMQGLLPALSVKPAKKLCWTGKATDLVELLYALDTCDCINDGEIGVEELADVLSEIFGVEIKNCYNVYMNMKRRKDDSRTYFLDELREKLNKRMVESDLKGGKFKKR
- a CDS encoding PDDEXK nuclease domain-containing protein, with the protein product MTSIKKKEYEYAQYTTHIGIIICKSKSRTIVEYALKTSAMPIGVATYSLSPELPEAYKELLPTSEDIAKKLEVLIKE
- a CDS encoding permease of the drug/metabolite transporter, whose translation is MSGYVLMAIWSGYLFVEKYIPYKMMAGTNGQWIVYYIVKLLLFVVIGVFTAPFTCLWAVFRVIKAFR